From the genome of Colwellia psychrerythraea 34H, one region includes:
- a CDS encoding HesA/MoeB/ThiF family protein: MLSNQEQLKYSRQIILDKIGNQGQIALRNAKVLILGVGGLGNPASLYLAAAGVGTLYIADGDYIELSNLPRQILFSEDNINENKADVAAEKLQQQFPDVTIEAIDEMFDEELSDYYLPQVDLVLDCSDNIQTRYLINQACVQHKVPLIVGAATGFDGQQLTIDPRDETSACYHCLFPASEKAPTDNCQTIGIIGPVLAMIAGMQSLQAIKLLTGNKVQLNQLNLLDGLANQWQQFTMKKQKSCTVCGSN; encoded by the coding sequence GTGTTAAGTAATCAAGAGCAACTCAAATACTCCCGTCAAATCATACTCGATAAAATTGGTAACCAAGGACAAATCGCGCTGCGTAACGCTAAAGTACTCATCTTAGGCGTGGGCGGTTTAGGTAACCCTGCGAGCTTATACTTAGCTGCTGCTGGCGTTGGTACACTCTATATCGCTGATGGTGACTATATAGAGCTCAGTAATTTACCCAGACAAATTCTCTTTAGTGAAGACAATATTAATGAAAATAAAGCTGATGTGGCCGCTGAAAAATTACAACAGCAATTTCCCGATGTGACTATTGAAGCGATAGATGAAATGTTCGATGAAGAGTTAAGTGATTATTATCTTCCACAAGTCGACTTAGTGCTCGATTGCTCTGATAATATCCAAACTCGCTACTTAATTAATCAAGCATGCGTACAACATAAAGTGCCACTGATAGTGGGAGCCGCTACTGGCTTTGATGGTCAACAATTGACTATAGACCCTCGCGATGAAACCAGTGCTTGTTATCATTGCCTCTTTCCTGCTAGTGAGAAAGCACCCACTGATAACTGTCAAACCATTGGCATTATAGGCCCCGTACTCGCCATGATTGCCGGTATGCAAAGCTTGCAAGCGATTAAGCTATTAACGGGTAATAAAGTACAACTCAATCAGCTTAACTTACTTGATGGTTTAGCGAATCAATGGCAACAATTTACAATGAAAAAACAAAAGAGCTGCACAGTTTGTGGTTCAAATTAA
- the modC gene encoding molybdenum ABC transporter ATP-binding protein has translation MMGNTKLNKVPAGESPQLDINIRVNYQQFELAINLPLPLKGITGIFGHSASGKSTLLRAIAGLEKTLTGDITLASANVADKVLVNTEQDHYLKPEARQIGLVFQNSRLFEHLSVLGNLEFSVKRCKNRQLDLNEVIELTELTTLLEHQVNQLSGGQQQRVALARAILAEPKLLLLDEPLSALDQHSKTQLLKMMLNIQKKLNLPMLYVSHSLDELQQVCDTLLVLAKGKVVNFGNIHQIIHQLNNFGDNTLIHQQTSLSLPIKQFDNGHGLTVLALNAQQDIYLTSDKAFERQTHLRCFILASDISIALTEPNNSSIVNHLFGTIKRISHRENKVLLTINCAAQEFFVTISAFSEKKLSLSNRQQVYLQFKASAVRTFIH, from the coding sequence ATGATGGGTAATACTAAATTAAATAAAGTACCTGCAGGTGAGTCTCCTCAACTCGACATCAATATTCGTGTTAACTATCAGCAATTCGAATTAGCCATCAATTTACCATTACCCTTAAAAGGTATCACAGGTATTTTTGGCCATTCCGCTTCCGGTAAATCAACCTTACTGCGTGCGATTGCAGGTTTGGAAAAAACACTTACTGGTGACATAACCTTAGCCAGTGCTAACGTTGCAGATAAAGTTTTAGTCAATACAGAGCAAGACCATTACCTCAAACCCGAAGCGCGTCAAATTGGTTTGGTTTTTCAAAATAGTCGCTTGTTTGAGCACTTATCAGTGCTAGGCAACTTAGAGTTTTCCGTTAAACGTTGCAAAAACAGACAATTGGACTTGAATGAAGTCATCGAACTGACAGAGCTGACAACATTGCTTGAACACCAAGTAAATCAATTATCAGGTGGTCAACAACAAAGGGTTGCTTTAGCAAGAGCCATTTTGGCTGAACCCAAGTTATTACTACTTGATGAACCCTTAAGCGCGCTTGATCAACACAGTAAAACTCAATTGTTAAAGATGATGTTAAATATTCAAAAAAAGCTGAACTTGCCTATGCTATATGTCAGCCATTCATTAGATGAGTTACAGCAAGTCTGTGACACTTTATTAGTGTTAGCAAAAGGTAAGGTCGTTAATTTTGGTAATATTCACCAAATCATTCATCAGCTAAATAATTTTGGTGATAATACGCTTATTCATCAACAAACCAGTTTGTCACTGCCTATCAAGCAATTTGATAATGGTCATGGTTTAACGGTATTAGCGCTAAACGCACAACAAGACATTTACCTAACCAGTGATAAAGCCTTCGAAAGACAGACTCATCTGCGTTGCTTTATTTTGGCAAGTGATATTAGTATTGCATTAACAGAGCCAAATAATAGCTCCATTGTGAATCATCTCTTTGGCACAATAAAACGAATAAGTCATAGAGAAAACAAGGTACTACTAACCATTAACTGTGCTGCTCAAGAGTTTTTTGTCACTATCAGTGCCTTCTCTGAGAAAAAATTATCGTTATCCAACAGACAACAAGTCTATTTGCAATTCAAAGCCAGTGCTGTGCGAACTTTTATCCACTAA
- the modB gene encoding molybdate ABC transporter permease subunit: MINSDLQALVTTLEMAALTTFILLIIGTPLAWYLAKMTSRFKVIIEAVVALPLVLPPTVLGFYLLIAFSPEYLPGQLWQQATGQQLAFSFSAIVIGSVLYSLPFVVQPLQKAFEQLGDSLLEAGALLGAGPIDRFFSIVLPLTKASFITAASLGFAHTVGEFGVILMIGGNIPGETRVLSIALFDHVEAFDYARAHLLAISLLIGSMVLLAAIYWLNLPTRNNTKNLSQVRSVK; this comes from the coding sequence ATGATAAATTCAGACTTACAAGCACTCGTTACCACGCTAGAAATGGCGGCATTAACCACGTTCATTTTATTAATTATTGGTACTCCCCTCGCCTGGTATCTGGCCAAAATGACCAGTCGATTTAAGGTTATTATTGAAGCTGTTGTGGCATTGCCACTAGTTTTACCACCTACGGTGCTCGGCTTTTATTTACTTATCGCTTTTTCACCCGAATACTTACCTGGGCAACTATGGCAACAAGCTACCGGTCAACAACTCGCTTTTAGCTTTTCCGCAATCGTTATTGGCTCTGTTTTATATTCATTGCCATTCGTCGTTCAACCATTACAAAAAGCCTTTGAACAACTAGGTGACTCATTGTTAGAAGCTGGCGCATTACTTGGCGCTGGACCTATCGATCGATTTTTCTCTATTGTATTACCGTTAACAAAAGCGAGCTTTATTACTGCGGCAAGCTTGGGTTTTGCCCATACCGTAGGAGAGTTTGGTGTCATATTAATGATTGGTGGCAATATTCCTGGTGAAACGCGGGTACTTTCTATCGCCCTATTTGATCATGTAGAAGCCTTTGATTATGCCAGAGCGCACTTGCTCGCCATCAGTTTGTTGATTGGTTCAATGGTGTTATTAGCTGCTATTTACTGGTTAAACTTACCGACAAGAAACAACACTAAAAATTTAAGCCAGGTAAGATCAGTCAAATGA